From the genome of Haloterrigena sp. KLK7, one region includes:
- a CDS encoding sulfite oxidase-like oxidoreductase, producing the protein MTNDATDVTDLYREFGDERLPPGQRETSAFPVLSKSGTPDWDPETWEFTVTGAVEEELSLSWDEFRDLPSETQQQDFHCVTGWSKFDCRFTGVSFPTLAERAGVDDDAVHVMFSALDGYTTDLPLEDCMREEVLFAWAYDGEPLPEDHGGPLRVITPHKYAYKGAKWVDGVEFLTEAQRGYWEKRGYSETANPWEEERYS; encoded by the coding sequence ATGACGAACGACGCGACCGACGTCACGGATCTCTACCGGGAGTTCGGCGACGAGCGACTGCCGCCCGGCCAGCGGGAGACTTCGGCGTTTCCGGTGCTCTCGAAGAGCGGGACGCCAGACTGGGATCCCGAGACGTGGGAGTTCACCGTCACCGGCGCCGTCGAGGAGGAACTCTCGCTCTCGTGGGACGAGTTCCGCGACCTGCCCAGCGAGACCCAACAGCAGGACTTCCACTGCGTCACCGGCTGGAGCAAGTTCGACTGCCGGTTCACGGGCGTTTCCTTCCCCACCCTCGCCGAGCGCGCCGGCGTCGACGATGACGCGGTCCACGTGATGTTCTCCGCGCTCGACGGCTACACGACGGACCTACCCCTCGAGGACTGCATGCGCGAGGAGGTCCTGTTCGCGTGGGCCTACGACGGCGAGCCCCTGCCCGAGGACCACGGCGGCCCGCTGCGGGTCATCACGCCCCACAAGTACGCCTACAAGGGGGCGAAGTGGGTCGACGGCGTCGAGTTCCTCACCGAGGCCCAGCGCGGCTACTGGGAGAAACGCGGCTACTCGGAGACGGCGAACCCGTGGGAGGAAGAACGGTACAGCTAG